In the genome of Salmo trutta chromosome 18, fSalTru1.1, whole genome shotgun sequence, one region contains:
- the LOC115153288 gene encoding kinesin-like protein KIF11, protein MASNNLFNVAKKDEKGRNIQVVVRCRPFNNAERKSASHGVIDTVENRKEINVRTGGIGDKAARKMYTFDMVFGPAAKQIDVYKSVVCPILDEVISGYNCTVFAYGQTGTGKTFTMEGERSPNEEFTWEEDPLAGIIPRTLHQIFEKLSENGTEFSVKVSLLEIYNEELFDLLSPCPDVTERLQLFDDPRNKRGVIIKGLEEITVHNKNEVYQILERGSAKRKTASTLMNAYSSRSHSVFSVTIHMKEITIEGEELVKIGKLNLVDLAGSENIGRSGAVDKRAREAGNINQSLLTLGRVITALVEKRPHVPYRESKLTRILQDSLGGRTKTSIIATVSPASINLEETLSTLEYANRAKNIMNKPEVNQKLTKRILIKEYTEEIERLKRDLAATRDKNGVYLSSENYESMAGVISSQEEHITEYTEKIALVEEELKRVFELFEDSKDKLDQCINDLEEKNHKLEETHKDLQETKQKLTEEAFIVSELATTEEKLYTAADKLLTTVDVSTKDLSDLHAKLERKKKVEEHNSEIQISFTDHMDAMFSQMQNSVEDQRNKHQSMLDSYKTSVEGLLTVNDKAFKGAMATVAASFCGINNLFSDGMTKCQAKLMEQETLCVEAKSTLHQVLEEHKLELEEVLVAQMLPGFSAIMAMNDSLKKTLGSHHALAAKMASMKVEMTSFFSGHAQDLAALRETATAGLGSLKTEHDNLKEQISRADKEHQTGMTQVIQCLQNQLNLLAMETQNNYAGLMSASDALQVPVQSLQQTLQTRCSAAENQTATQKECLESTTASLISEVQQTAQKAQHTVEECSVYCSHLHSSLTQLCEKSLQWCVSTKDSTDSQAQLTLMRENAASAQTLLQRVEQSCEERVQEVSGQLKQQQGLVEEGLGDLKEQTSLDQNTLENHHIELKAHMDDGVVSVHSFLSEQLKQDVPTGTTPQRREFVYPCLLAKSKSRAELLDSFRHQQEELQAALFQCDTVEEEKQVDQDSLEDELSGYNDSYVTEPSYIDENLMCYENGRVPFFKQKKAGKKENKPLNRSKMAENETHDIPLGSKLPLRSQN, encoded by the exons ATGGCTTCGAACAACTTGTTCAATGTTGCCAAAAAGGATGAGAAGGGGAGAAATATTCAAGTCGTTGTGAGATGCAG ACCCTTCAACAACGCGGAACGCAAGTCTGCCTCCCATGGAGTCATTGATACGGTTGAAAACAGAAAAGAGATCAATGTGCGAACGGGAGGAATTGGCGACAAGGCAGCTAGGAAAATGTACACTTTTGATATG GTTTTCGGTCCAGCCGCAAAGCAAATCGACGTCTACAAGAGTGTTGTCTGTCCCATTTTGGATGAAGTGATAAGTGGATACAACTGTACAGTTTTTGC ATATGGCCAAACTGGAACAGGAAAGACCTTCACAATGGAAGGAGAAAGATCTCCAAATGAAGAATTTACATGGGAAGAG GACCCTCTTGCTGGTATCATTCCCCGGACACTTCATCAGATATTTGAGAAGCTGTCTGAGAATGGGACAGAGTTTTCTGTCAAGGTTTCCTTGCTGGAGATTTACAATGAGGAGCTGTTTGACCTGCTGAGTCCTTGTCCCGATGTCACTGAACGCCTTCAATTGTTTGATGATCCACGTAATAAG AGGGGTGTCATCATCAAGGGCCTGGAGGAGATCACGGTACACAACAAAAATGAGGTTTACCAGATTCTGGAGCGTGGATCTGCCAAGAGAAAAACTGCCTCCACTCTTATGAATGCCTACTCCAG CCGCTCTCACTCTGTGTTCTCTGTCACGATTCATATGAAGGAGATCACCATTGAAGGAGAGGAACTGGTCAAGATTGGAAAACTGAATTTG GTGGACCTTGCTGGCAGTGAGAACATCGGCCGATCGGGGGCTGTGGACAAGCGGGCACGCGAGGCTGGCAACATCAACCAGTCTCTGCTGACACTGGGCAGGGTGATCACTGCACTGGTGGAGAAGAGGCCCCACGTGCCCTACAGGGAGTCCAAACTCACCCGTATCCTCCAGGACTCACTGGGAGGCCGCACCAAGACCTCCATCATCGCCACCGTTTCCCCAGCCTCTATCAACCTGGAG GAAACTCTGAGCACACTGGAATATGCCAACAGGGCCAAGAACATCATGAACAAGCCTGAGGTGAACCAGAAGTTGACAAAGAGAATTCTTATCAAG GAATACACAGAGGAAATTGAGCGTCTAAAACGGGATTTGGCTGCCACTCGTGACAAGAATGGAGTGTATTTGTCGTCTGAGAACTATGA GAGCATGGCAGGTGTGATATCTTCCCAAGAGGAGCATATAACAGAATACACAGAGAAGATTGCATTAGTGGaggaggagctgaagaga GTCTTTGAGCTGTTTGAGGATAGCAAGGATAAGCTGGACCAGTGCATCAATGATCTGGAGGAGAAGAACCATAAGCTGGAGGAGACTCACAAGGACCTGCAGGAGACCAAGCAGAAGCTCACTGAGGAGGCGTTTATAGTGTCTGAGCTGGCCACCACTGAGGAGAAACTGTACACCGCTGCAGACAAG TTGCTGACAACTGTTGATGTGAGCACCAAAGACCTATCTGACCTGCATGCTAAGCTAGAGAGGAAGAAGAAAGTTGAGGAGCACAACTCTGAAATCCAGATTAGTTTTACCGACCACATGGATGCTATGTTCAGCCAGATGCAGAACTCTGTGGAAGACCAGCGCAACAAGCACCAGAGCATGCTGGACTCCTACAAAACCTCAGTTG AGGGTCTTCTTACAGTCAACGACAAAGCGTTCAAAGGTGCCATGGCTACTGTAGCCGCGTCCTTCTGCGGCATCAATAACCTGTTTAGTGATGGCATGACCAAGTGTCAGGCTAAGTTGATGGAGCAGGAGACTCTGTGTGTGGAGGCCAAAAGCACACTGCACCAGGTTTTG GAGGAGCATAAGCTGGAGCTTGAGGAGGTCCTGGTGGCCCAGATGTTGCCTGGTTTCAGCGCCATCATGGCCATGAATGACAGCCTGAAGAAGACACTGGGGAGCCACCATGCCCTGGCAGCTAAG ATGGCGTCAATGAAGGTGGAGATGACGTCGTTCTTCAGTGGCCATGCCCAGGACCTGGCTGCCCTGAGGGAGACTGCCACAGCAGGTCTCGGCTCCCTAAAGACTGAGCACGACAACCTGAAGGAACAGATCAGCAGAGCAGACAAGGAGCATCAGACG GGCATGACCCAAGTGATCCAGTGTCTGCAGAACCAGCTCAACCTCCTTGCCATGGAGACCCAGAATAACTACGCCGGCCTGATGAGTGCCTCCGACGCCCTGCAGGTTCCTGTCCAGTCCCTTCAGCAGACCCTGCAAAC GAGATGCAGTGCAGCTGAGAACCAGACCGCAACCCAAAAGGAGTGTCTAGAGTCCACCACCGCCAGCCTTATCTCTGAGGTCCAGCAGACTGCCCAGAAGGCCCAGCATACGGTGGAGGAGTGCTCCGTCTACTGCAGCCACCTGCACAGCTCTCTGACCCAACTGTGTGAGAAGAGTCTGCAATGGTGTGTCTCCACCAAGGACAGCACTGACTCCCAGGCTCAGCTCACCCTGATGAGAGAGAACGCCGCCTCTGCTCAGACCCTGCTACAG AGGGTGGAGCAGAGCTGTGAGGAGCGGGTCCAGGAGGTGAGTGGTCAACTGAAGCAGCAGCAAGGGCTGGTGGAGGAGGGTCTGGGGGACTTGAAGGAGCAGACGTCACTGGACCAGAACACTCTGGAAAACCACCACATAGAACTCAAGGCCCACATGGACGATGGCGTGGTCAGTGTCCACAGCTTCCTCAGCGAGCAGCTCAAACAGGATGTCCCAACTG GTACAACTCCTCAGAGGAGAGAGTTTGTGTACCCATGTCTTCTGGCCAAGTCGAAGAGCAGAGCTGAACTGCTGGACAGCTTCCGCCACCAGCAGGAGGAGCTGCAGGCAGCCCTGTTCCAGTGTGACACAGTAGAGGAGGAGAAGCAGGTCGATCAG GACTCTCTGGAGGACGAGTTGAGCGGCTACAACGACAGCTATGTCACTGAGCCATCTTACATCGATGAAAACCTCATGTGCTACGAGAATGGAAGAGTGCCGTTCTTCAAG CAAAAGAAGGCAGGCAAGAAGGAAAACAAACCCCTCAATCGCTCCAAGATGGCAGAAAATGAAACTCACGATATACCACTCGGGTCCAAATTACCACTCAGGTCTCAGAACTAG